GGATAGGTGAACTGTTTGTGAATCCCTTATTGTCAATGTATCGGGCGCTCCATACGCCAGAAAATTGCCCGTTCGAGGTATTAATATTTTGTCCCACTACAATTTTGGTTTCTACCGGAGTATTAAAGCCGGTACATGAACTGTAATGGTTGAGGGAAACCGTACAAGAAGAGGCATTATCTGCAGGTTGAAAGCATTTTCCCTCATAAATTGTAGATCTTTGTTCTGCGCCATTTGTAGAAGTATTGAGTATCGCTTTTGGAGAGAAAATTTCCTCCGGAGACATTAAGCTGAATGTACCATCAGAATCCGCTGTAACAATCTTTTGTTCTGTATTTGACAGGTTTCTTACTCTTAGCGATCCATTAATATCCAACGTGCTTGTAGGAGTTGTAGTATTTATTCCTACTTGGGCATTCATGTAACTGCAAAAAGCAAGTGCTGTCAAAAAAAAAGTCTTTGTTTTCATGGTATAAATTGAATAACGTTTAAATTTTTCACTAATGTAAGAAATATGTATTAATAAAGAATAAAAAACTTATTAAATGTATTTTATATCATTCTATTTAACTTTAATTGAGTTCATTGACGAAAATTTTAAATCATATGAATTAACTATTAACTCAAAGTTTGAGCTTTATGATTTTGTTTGAAAAATATTTGTATTTTAGCCGAAATATGTTGGTTTTTAATAAACATATTGGGCACTAATTAAAATTCAGATAATTTGAATCAAAAAATTAGTAGATTTGCACGGACAAAAAAATAATAAATAATAAGCTCATTCTTTATTACATGGCTTTTGGAATGTATGTAATAAGGAATAACATGATTTTTAGGTTATAAACTACTGAAACTATGAAGAAATTTTTTTTACTTTTATTAACGGCATTTTTATTTATCGGTTGCAGCTCTGATGATGAAACGATCTATGATTACATAGGAACATGGTCGGGGACATATGAAGGAGGTGATAAGGGAGTCTGGAATTTTGTGGTAGACAATACCGGTAAAGTATCAGGAACCATGCATTCCGATGTTAGTAATACAAATTACAATATTTCCGGTAATTTAAGTAATACAGGAGATCTGACTGGAACAGTAGGACTTCCGTCAAAAGGAGAGTTTAAAGGAAAACTTAATCCGGATAAAAAAGGAAACGGAAGCTGGGGCAACCAACTTCCAACACCAGCACAATACGGAACCTGGAAAGGAGAAAAGAAATAAAAAATAAAAAGTCTGCAAATCTGCAGACTTTTTTGTTTATATAAACCCCATTTGGAGAATCTCATTATTCTCATTCTTTAATGCTACAAAATAGAGGAGGAAATCTTCCTTTCCAAAATATTCTTTAAAGGATATTTTCTGGCTTTCATTCAATATCACTTCATCTTCAGCATATTCTGTCATCATATTTTCAGAGTCCAGTTTTATGGTAAGGATTGCTGCTTTATCAATTTGTTTTTTTCCGTTTATTAAAAGAGCTTGATTTTTAACTTCAACAATGGACATTACATTTTCTATCGTTCCAAACTGAAATTGTCTAAGACGCTTTTTCCCGATCTCAGTTTGTAATCCATTTTCAACCGTTCGTTTACCCCTTTCAGAAACTGTATCCAAATCCTTTATTTCTGTCATCAGTTTTGCAAACTTCTGGTAGAGGAGAGGATCACCTGCTTTTTTGATATAAAAATCCAGGCTTACTCTAATGATTTTTCCCACTTTGGAGCAATGTCCAAATTCAGAACTGTTTTGCCTTACCTTTTCATAGGATGGATTCTTCTTAAAAGCCGTTTTATTGAAGCCGCTTTTCTTCCGAACTACATTTTTCCCATTCAGGTTATAAAAAACAAGGTCGCCTACAGCCCCCGTGATCTTGATTACACTTTCATATGTTGCCATATTGTAAATATTGAACTCAAAGATAGCAATAAATAACGTAAATCAAAATTTTAACATATATTTATCATATAGTTGTAGTATAGTTTTACTATAATTAAAATATAAAATGTATATTTGTCTATCAATTGTTAATTAGGTAAAAATCAGAGGAATATGAGAACGGGATTATTTGAAAACAGAATAAGAATAAAGCAGCTGTCTGTATTACTAATTGCATCTGCTTTTGTAGTGTCCTGCGGGAGTTCGAAGAAGGCTTCTTCTAATAAAAAATCAGGAAGTAAAACGATTGTAAAGTCTGAAAACCTTAGAAAGCTGGATTCCAAATTTGATGGCAAGGTTCCAAGATCCATCAATGATATTTTGAAAGATGCCGAAAAATATATTGGGACCCCATATAAGTTTGGTGGAAATACATCATCAGGATTTGATTGTTCCGGATTTACTGTAAAGGTATTTGAGGAAAACTCATTCAATCTTCCAAGAAGATCCTCCGATCAGGCAGAAGCCGGCAAAAACATTGATATTACAGATGTAAAGCCTGGTGATTTGTTGTTTTTTGCAACAGCTGGAGGCAGTCGGGTTTCTCACGTAGGAATTGTTCATGACATTGGTCCCGATGGAGAAGTGAAGTTTATTCATGCTTCCACATCCAAAGGAGTGATCATCTCATCATTGAACGAAAAATACTGGAATAAGGCGTATCTTCATGCTCAACGTGTTTTATAATAGAATACATACCATTTATAAACAGTAATGGAGAACCGAACCTTTGCCTTTATTAAAACAGATAAAAAGCTGGTAAAGCTTTTTTATAAGGATATTATGATCATCAAGGGCTTAGGTAATTATGTGGAAGTTCACACCTTGAATGGAAAAAGATATATCTATTACAAAACCCTCAAAGATCTTATTGATAGTCTGCCTGACGAATTCATGCGGGTACATAATTCTTATATCATCAACTTAATCAATATCGAATCTTTTGAAGACAATCAGCTTTTGTGTGGTGATATAAAAATTGCGGTGGCCAAAAGCTATAAGGATTGCCTTACCGAAGCTTTGGGCAAAATGATGCTGTAAAACAATCTACATCAATAAAACACTTAAGCACATCACATTTCTGTTCGTGTACATAAAAAAGTTTTTATTCAGTTTCTCTTATCATAGTTTTACAAAAAACTTACTATAATGAATAAAGACGAAGTACTGAATTATATCAGAACAAATAACCTTAGCGGAATCAAAGCAGGATCAGAAAGAACTGATTTTCTGGAAATATGGATGGTTGTTGTTCATGACAGAATATTCGCCAGATCATGGGGTCTGGCTGAAAGAAGCTGGTATAATACTTTCTTAAAAGACCCAAATGGCCAAATCCAATGTGGAAATTCAATTTTTAACATAAAGGCAGTCATTCCCAATGATGCTAATGAACTTACAGATGAAATTAATCAGGCGTATTTAACGAAATACAACATAGGGAGGAACAGAAAATATGCAAAAGGTATTGTTCAGGAAAAGCACGTTGAAAAAACAATGGAGTTTATTATTTGTGAAGCAAAATAATGTAAATAGGTAAAAGCTTTTGTGCTTTCTGTACGTAAAGAAAATCATTGCAATAGCATTGCGTTCTAAAACGGAAGAATTTTGTACAAAACTTTTATACTATGACAGATTTTATCAGATTCTTTATTCCACTTTACTTTGTCCTGTTTTTTCTTGTTTCATTTGTAGGAATTACTTTCGCCGTTACCAAAAGAATTGGCAAAAATCCTAACGTACTTCCTAAAGACGATTCTGCGTATGGACTTATTGGTTGGTATTTTAAACTGACTTTATTCTTTCTGTTTACGTATACAATTCTGCTATTTTTATTTCATGATATAATAGGGCAAGCCTTTATAATAAGCTTTCTGGACAATGATTTCTTCCGGTATTTGGGTGTAATTCTGATGATTGCTGCCCTGATTTGGGTTTTCATAGCTCAATGGCAAATGAAGGATTCCTGGCGAATTGGAATTGATAATGATACAAAAACTGAGCTTGTTACCCAAGGTCTTTTCAGATTTTCAAGAAATCCCATATTTCTGGGAATGACTGTGAGTCTTGTAGGTTTTTTCCTTGCTTTTCCGACAGTTATTGCCCTAACATTTTTACTGATTGGCAGTATTTTAATGCAAATTCAGATCAGGTTAGAGGAAGAGTTTTTACTCAAACAGCATGGCCCAATATATCTTGCGTATAAAAAGAGGGTAGGACGTATGCTGGGCCTTTATTAAAAGCATCATGTTTGAAATTATTTTGCTGAACTTTTTTGTATCTTTGGCCGGTATAATTTTTCAAACTAATTTAAATAAGAAACATGTCGTTACAACAAACTATCGAAAATATCTGGGACAACAGAGAATTATTGCAGAATGAAGACAGCCAAAAGGCGATCAGAGGGGTTATTTCTTTAGTTGATAAAGGTGAACTTCGTACTGCAGAACCTACAGAAAACGGATGGCAGGTAAATGAATGGGTGAAAAAAGCTGTAGTAATGTATTTCCCGATCCAGAAAATGGAAACTATTGAAGTAGGTCCATTTGAATTTCATGATAAAATGCCTTTGAAGAGAAACTACGCTGAAAAAGGAGTGAGAGTTGTACCACATGCAGTGGCGAGAGAAGGAGCTTACATTGCTCCGGGTGTTATTTTAATGCCTTCTTACGTAAACATTGGTGCTTATGTAGATTCAGGAACTATGGTAGATACTTGGGCAACTGTTGGAAGTTGTGCACAGATCGGTAAAAACGTTCACCTGAGTGGTGGTGTTGGAATCGGTGGAGTATTAGAGCCATTGCAAGCTGCTCCTGTAATCATTGAAGACGATTGCTTCATTGGTTCAAGATGTATCGTTGTAGAAGGAGTTCATGTAGAAAAAGAAGCTGTATTAGGAGCGAATGTTGTATTAACAGCATCAACAAAAATTATTGACGTAACGGGAGATACACCAATAGAAATTAAAGGAAGAGTTCCTGCACGTTCTGTGGTAATCCCTGGAAGCTATACCAAGCAGTATCCGGCAGGAGAATATCAGGTTCCATGTGCACTAATCATCGGTCAGAGAAAGGAATCTACAGATAAGAAAACATCTCTGAATGATGCATTGAGAGATAATAATGTAGCTGTTTAAGATTCAATTTTTAAGCTAATACCACACAATCTTGAAAGAGAAATTTCTTAAAATACTTTTAAACCCTAAATATATATTTGGGGTTTATCTTATTATATCGGTTGTTACCGCAATTTCCAAATACCTTAGAGGAGATTATGCGATCAATAATTATCTGATCTTCAAAAATGTATTCTTTAATACCATTCATCAGAAGAATTTATTTATCCATTATCCTGATCTTTATTTTGATTTAAATCATTATGGAGTTTTCTTTAGCGCATTAATTGCTCCATTTGCAATGATGCCCGACTGGCTGGGAATTTCCCTTTGGAATATTGGCAATACCTTTATTTTCGTCTATGCAATTCATAAACTGCCTTTTTCAGATTCCAAAAAAGCGATTTTCGGATTATTATGTCTTCAGGAATACATTACCGCAGCCTTAAGCCTACAGTTTAATGTAGCACTTATAGGTCTTTTATTGTTATCCGCAGTGTATATCTACGAAAGAAAAGAAGTAAAATCAGTAACGGCCATCTTAATAGGAATATTTGTGAAAATCTATGGAATTGTAGGTCTTACACAGTTTTTCTTTATTAAAAACAAGACTAAGTTCATTCTTTCAGGAATTGTTATTGCCGCAGTGTTTTTTGCACTTCCTATGGCGTATTCAAGCCCAAAATTTGTAATTCAGTGCTATTCAGACTGGTTTCAGTCTATAGTAGAAAAGAACAGCGAAAATCAGGTGCTTGGAAATATGCAGGATATTTCATTGATGGGGTTTGTCAGAAGAATTTTAGGGGATGCCTCCATTTCCAATCTTGTGTTTTTGGCATTTGGATTGCCTCTTTTTGCTCTGCCTTATATCAGAATTAAACAATACAAGCATTACGCATTCCAATTAATGATCCTGGCGTCAACATTACTATTTTTAGTATTGTTCAGTTCCAGCTCAGAATCTCCAA
This genomic interval from Chryseobacterium joostei contains the following:
- a CDS encoding C40 family peptidase; amino-acid sequence: MRTGLFENRIRIKQLSVLLIASAFVVSCGSSKKASSNKKSGSKTIVKSENLRKLDSKFDGKVPRSINDILKDAEKYIGTPYKFGGNTSSGFDCSGFTVKVFEENSFNLPRRSSDQAEAGKNIDITDVKPGDLLFFATAGGSRVSHVGIVHDIGPDGEVKFIHASTSKGVIISSLNEKYWNKAYLHAQRVL
- a CDS encoding LytR/AlgR family response regulator transcription factor; protein product: MENRTFAFIKTDKKLVKLFYKDIMIIKGLGNYVEVHTLNGKRYIYYKTLKDLIDSLPDEFMRVHNSYIINLINIESFEDNQLLCGDIKIAVAKSYKDCLTEALGKMML
- a CDS encoding DUF2255 family protein, which codes for MNKDEVLNYIRTNNLSGIKAGSERTDFLEIWMVVVHDRIFARSWGLAERSWYNTFLKDPNGQIQCGNSIFNIKAVIPNDANELTDEINQAYLTKYNIGRNRKYAKGIVQEKHVEKTMEFIICEAK
- a CDS encoding methyltransferase family protein, coding for MTDFIRFFIPLYFVLFFLVSFVGITFAVTKRIGKNPNVLPKDDSAYGLIGWYFKLTLFFLFTYTILLFLFHDIIGQAFIISFLDNDFFRYLGVILMIAALIWVFIAQWQMKDSWRIGIDNDTKTELVTQGLFRFSRNPIFLGMTVSLVGFFLAFPTVIALTFLLIGSILMQIQIRLEEEFLLKQHGPIYLAYKKRVGRMLGLY
- a CDS encoding 2,3,4,5-tetrahydropyridine-2,6-dicarboxylate N-succinyltransferase — encoded protein: MSLQQTIENIWDNRELLQNEDSQKAIRGVISLVDKGELRTAEPTENGWQVNEWVKKAVVMYFPIQKMETIEVGPFEFHDKMPLKRNYAEKGVRVVPHAVAREGAYIAPGVILMPSYVNIGAYVDSGTMVDTWATVGSCAQIGKNVHLSGGVGIGGVLEPLQAAPVIIEDDCFIGSRCIVVEGVHVEKEAVLGANVVLTASTKIIDVTGDTPIEIKGRVPARSVVIPGSYTKQYPAGEYQVPCALIIGQRKESTDKKTSLNDALRDNNVAV
- a CDS encoding glycosyltransferase family 87 protein, with product MKEKFLKILLNPKYIFGVYLIISVVTAISKYLRGDYAINNYLIFKNVFFNTIHQKNLFIHYPDLYFDLNHYGVFFSALIAPFAMMPDWLGISLWNIGNTFIFVYAIHKLPFSDSKKAIFGLLCLQEYITAALSLQFNVALIGLLLLSAVYIYERKEVKSVTAILIGIFVKIYGIVGLTQFFFIKNKTKFILSGIVIAAVFFALPMAYSSPKFVIQCYSDWFQSIVEKNSENQVLGNMQDISLMGFVRRILGDASISNLVFLAFGLPLFALPYIRIKQYKHYAFQLMILASTLLFLVLFSSSSESPTYIIAVVGVLIWFFLQKERTPLIIGLLVFVIIFTCFSTSDLFPKFIKENYIIKYSLKAVPCIVIWLRVTYELLTKDFDKNYSLN